One region of Thiomonas intermedia genomic DNA includes:
- the secF gene encoding protein translocase subunit SecF — translation MEFFRIKRDIPFMRSALTFNIISVLLFAAAVFFLFTRGLNLSIEFTGGTVMEVGYSQGANIDGIRSTLNKLGYADAQVQAYGNANDVVIRLPLHKGETSAEQSTKVMAGLLAADPQAQQRRTEFVGPQVGSELATDGLKALALVIFGIVAYLAVRFEWKFSVAAILANLHDVIIVLGFFALFQWEFSLPVLAAVLAVLGYSVNESVVIFDRVRENFRRYRKYSTVQVIDSAITNTISRTVITHGSTLAMAFSMFFFGGPALHYFALALIIGISMSIYSSVFVAAALAMWFGVKREDLIKPGGNKPSNSNDPNAGAVV, via the coding sequence ATGGAATTTTTCAGAATCAAGCGCGACATTCCGTTCATGCGGTCGGCGCTGACCTTCAACATCATCTCGGTTCTGCTGTTCGCCGCCGCGGTGTTCTTCCTTTTCACCCGCGGGCTCAATCTGTCGATCGAATTCACCGGTGGCACGGTCATGGAAGTCGGCTACAGCCAGGGCGCCAATATCGACGGCATCCGCTCCACCCTCAACAAGCTCGGCTATGCCGATGCCCAGGTGCAGGCCTACGGCAACGCCAACGACGTGGTCATCCGCCTGCCGCTGCACAAGGGCGAGACCAGCGCCGAGCAGAGCACCAAGGTCATGGCGGGGCTGCTGGCCGCCGACCCGCAGGCGCAGCAGCGGCGCACGGAGTTCGTCGGGCCGCAGGTCGGGTCTGAGCTGGCCACCGATGGACTCAAGGCGTTGGCCCTGGTGATCTTCGGTATCGTCGCCTATCTGGCCGTGCGTTTCGAGTGGAAGTTCTCGGTGGCGGCCATTCTCGCCAACCTGCACGATGTCATCATCGTGCTCGGTTTCTTTGCCCTGTTCCAGTGGGAATTCTCTCTGCCGGTGCTGGCGGCCGTGCTCGCGGTGCTGGGCTATTCGGTGAACGAATCCGTGGTGATCTTCGACCGGGTGCGCGAAAACTTCCGCCGCTACCGCAAGTACAGTACCGTGCAGGTGATCGACAGCGCCATCACCAACACCATCAGCCGCACCGTCATCACCCACGGCTCCACGCTGGCCATGGCGTTCTCCATGTTCTTCTTCGGCGGCCCGGCGCTGCATTACTTCGCGCTGGCGCTGATCATCGGTATTTCGATGAGCATTTACAGCTCGGTATTCGTCGCGGCGGCCCTGGCCATGTGGTTCGGCGTGAAGCGCGAAGACCTGATCAAGCCGGGCGGCAACAAGCCCAGTAACAGCAACGATCCGAATGCGGGCGCGGTGGTCTGA
- a CDS encoding DUF494 domain-containing protein: MFDILMYLYESYWHPEACPEFGQLTRKLSAAGFENDEIHEALDWLRGLDSAVGGLKTQQAQSPHAIRLYAQQELDCLGIEAIGYLNFLESAGVLKPHLRELTIERALATGMQPLPLEHLKTIVLMIFWRLDEEPDALILDELFVEADDRVVH, translated from the coding sequence ATGTTCGACATCCTCATGTATCTCTACGAGTCCTACTGGCACCCGGAAGCCTGCCCCGAGTTCGGTCAGCTCACGCGCAAACTCAGTGCCGCCGGGTTCGAGAACGACGAAATCCATGAAGCCCTGGACTGGCTTCGCGGCCTCGACAGCGCCGTCGGCGGTCTGAAGACGCAGCAGGCGCAGAGCCCTCACGCCATCCGTCTGTACGCCCAGCAGGAGCTCGATTGCCTGGGGATTGAAGCCATCGGCTACCTCAATTTTCTTGAAAGCGCCGGCGTGCTCAAGCCGCATCTGCGCGAGCTCACCATCGAGCGAGCGCTGGCCACGGGCATGCAGCCGCTCCCGCTGGAGCACCTCAAAACCATCGTGCTGATGATTTTCTGGCGCCTCGACGAAGAGCCCGACGCGCTCATCCTCGACGAGCTTTTCGTCGAAGCCGACGACCGCGTGGTGCACTGA
- the dprA gene encoding DNA-processing protein DprA: MTAPEDLADWVQLMQTPGVGALTARQLLSAFGPPQQVFQAPHAALTRVVSSTVAAALLSEPDGPTRDLIERTLHWAAQPGQTCLTLDDPAYPQSLLDTADPPPLLYALGNAALLDAPRRLAMVGARTPTAQGERDAHAFALAFSEAGVTIVSGFALGIDAAAHRGALAATGEQTGSTIAVLGTGCDRVYPPRHKELAHLVAHHGLLLSEFALGTSPSKGNFPRRNRLISGLSRGVLVVEAATHSGSLITARLAGEQGREVFAMPGSIHNPLAHGCHRLIREGAKLVETAQDVLEEFGWDAPRAARPAETSAAKDASPAADDPPECDILHALGFEIRDFDDLSARTGWPSDRLAARLLDLELQGRVARLPGGRFQRIARG; this comes from the coding sequence ATGACAGCGCCTGAAGACCTCGCCGACTGGGTGCAGCTCATGCAGACGCCGGGCGTCGGCGCGCTCACCGCGCGCCAACTGCTGTCCGCATTCGGCCCGCCGCAACAGGTTTTCCAGGCCCCCCACGCTGCGCTCACCCGGGTGGTGAGCAGCACGGTGGCGGCGGCACTGCTGAGCGAGCCCGACGGCCCGACACGCGACCTGATCGAGCGCACCCTGCACTGGGCCGCCCAGCCTGGGCAAACTTGCCTCACCCTGGACGACCCTGCCTATCCGCAGAGCCTGCTCGACACCGCCGATCCACCTCCCTTGCTCTACGCCCTGGGCAACGCCGCACTGCTCGATGCCCCGCGGCGACTGGCGATGGTCGGTGCCCGCACCCCCACCGCGCAGGGCGAACGCGACGCCCATGCTTTCGCCCTGGCGTTCAGCGAAGCCGGAGTCACCATCGTGTCGGGCTTCGCCCTGGGCATCGACGCCGCCGCGCATCGCGGCGCGCTGGCCGCGACAGGCGAACAGACTGGCTCGACCATCGCCGTCCTCGGCACCGGCTGTGACCGCGTCTATCCGCCGCGCCACAAAGAGCTGGCGCATCTCGTGGCGCATCACGGGCTGCTGCTGTCCGAATTTGCCCTGGGCACCTCGCCGTCGAAGGGCAATTTTCCGCGCCGCAACCGGCTCATCAGCGGTCTGTCGCGCGGGGTGCTGGTGGTGGAAGCCGCCACGCACTCCGGCTCCCTCATCACTGCCCGCCTGGCAGGCGAGCAGGGCCGCGAAGTCTTCGCCATGCCCGGCTCGATTCACAACCCTTTGGCGCACGGTTGCCACCGTCTGATCCGCGAGGGTGCCAAGCTCGTCGAAACCGCCCAAGACGTGCTTGAGGAATTTGGCTGGGACGCCCCACGGGCCGCGCGGCCCGCCGAGACGAGCGCGGCGAAAGACGCATCGCCCGCAGCGGACGATCCGCCCGAGTGCGACATCCTGCACGCCCTCGGCTTTGAGATCCGCGATTTCGACGATCTGTCGGCCCGCACCGGCTGGCCTTCCGACCGGCTTGCCGCGCGTCTGCTCGACCTTGAGCTGCAAGGCCGTGTCGCGCGCCTGCCCGGCGGCCGTTTCCAGCGCATCGCGCGCGGCTGA